One genomic window of uncultured delta proteobacterium includes the following:
- a CDS encoding PAS domain protein → MHMRNLYVVLLCAALAVLLCCSASHAKQTGTDIRHYTEVPGITEAEVAAIRSLAAQNRTLTYGALLSTEASIDTNGVFTGYTQRFCDLLSSLFGMRFSPAIYDWDAILAGLADGSLDFSGDLIPTPARREKYFMSDAIAERSISIFKKKGAESIGDIAKKRPPKLAFLTGSVHLAPFREVYPEPFELVYVDNFENAASMLRYATIDAFINESVSDCFFIEYGFVEARPFFPLVYIPVSLTTEKEALKPLISALNKYLAAGGQETLTKLYAAGEADYKKYGLFKAFTPEEAAYVERAASSGRHIPVVLESDNYPVSFFNYKTNAFEGIVVDILAAVSAATGLRFKTVNQGGAKWEDILASLVSGEAALISELMYSEGRKGKFLWTDQPFCTTSYAFISKASFPDLEIYQVMSQKVGVIKGTAYEEMYNKWFPTSKAVPYDTGDLAFEALERDEITLILAAEALLLSQTNYREKPGYKVNIVLNHPIEAKFGFNPNERELCSIIGKAQSFIKTDMIAKRWFGKVFDYSAELSKTRVYLLLICIALLLAILGFIIFLSLRNRMMRKKLEELVSERTRELRRQMLEREAAEQEARVASSAKSSFLARMSHEIRTPLNAVIGMSEIAKKASAENGKALAAINRILTSSRHLLGILNDILDMAKIESGKMELASESFRLGEAVAEVADIILSRCADKDIDFTVSMEGLAECVVLGDKLRLNQVLINLLGNAVKFTGQGGRIGMSVTLLEETDAALLLAFAIEDNGIGMTEEQIAKLFVPFEQADTSIASRFGGTGLGLSISKNLINAMGGDICVTSAPGRGATFRFELLLPKGRTVAAEESDPGENIDLQGVRILLAEDIEVNRMILDELLSATGVQLEAAVNGAEAAAMFAASPEGYYQLVFMDIQMPEMDGYEATEKIRAMPRADARETPIIAMTANAYREDVERAMAAGMNGHLAKPINVTSLFKALASQLGRCGAGHGAASGGG, encoded by the coding sequence ATGCACATGCGAAACCTGTACGTTGTCTTGCTCTGCGCCGCCCTTGCCGTCCTGTTGTGCTGCTCCGCATCCCATGCGAAACAGACCGGCACGGACATACGGCATTATACGGAGGTCCCCGGCATAACGGAGGCCGAAGTCGCGGCGATACGGTCCCTGGCCGCGCAAAACAGAACCCTCACCTACGGCGCGCTGCTCTCCACGGAAGCGTCCATCGACACCAACGGCGTTTTTACCGGGTACACCCAGCGGTTCTGCGATCTGTTAAGCTCCCTGTTCGGCATGCGTTTTTCTCCGGCGATTTATGACTGGGACGCGATCCTCGCCGGGCTTGCGGACGGCTCCCTTGATTTTTCCGGCGACCTGATCCCGACCCCGGCGCGGCGTGAAAAATATTTCATGTCCGACGCCATCGCCGAGCGCTCCATCAGCATTTTCAAAAAGAAAGGCGCGGAAAGCATCGGCGATATCGCGAAAAAGCGCCCCCCGAAGCTCGCCTTCCTGACGGGGTCCGTGCACCTTGCCCCGTTCCGGGAAGTGTACCCGGAGCCCTTTGAGCTCGTGTACGTCGACAACTTTGAAAACGCCGCGTCAATGCTGCGGTATGCGACCATCGACGCGTTCATCAACGAAAGCGTTTCCGATTGTTTTTTCATCGAGTACGGGTTTGTGGAGGCCAGGCCCTTTTTCCCGCTCGTGTATATCCCGGTTTCCCTGACCACGGAAAAAGAAGCGCTGAAGCCCCTTATAAGCGCGTTGAACAAATACCTCGCGGCCGGGGGCCAGGAAACGCTGACGAAACTCTATGCGGCCGGGGAAGCGGACTACAAAAAATACGGCCTGTTCAAAGCGTTCACCCCCGAGGAAGCGGCCTACGTCGAACGCGCCGCCTCGTCCGGCAGGCATATCCCCGTCGTTCTCGAGAGCGACAACTATCCCGTGAGTTTTTTCAACTACAAGACCAATGCGTTCGAAGGCATTGTCGTTGATATTCTCGCGGCGGTCTCCGCCGCCACCGGCCTGCGGTTCAAGACGGTCAACCAGGGCGGCGCGAAGTGGGAGGATATCCTGGCCAGCCTCGTTTCCGGCGAGGCCGCGCTTATCTCCGAACTCATGTATTCGGAGGGGCGCAAGGGCAAATTCCTCTGGACGGACCAGCCCTTTTGCACAACGTCTTACGCCTTCATATCAAAAGCGTCTTTTCCGGATCTCGAGATATACCAGGTGATGAGCCAGAAGGTGGGGGTCATCAAGGGAACCGCGTATGAGGAAATGTACAACAAGTGGTTTCCCACCAGCAAGGCCGTGCCCTACGATACCGGCGACCTGGCTTTTGAAGCGCTGGAGCGGGACGAAATAACGCTTATCCTGGCCGCCGAGGCGCTCTTGCTCAGCCAGACCAATTACCGCGAAAAACCGGGCTACAAGGTCAATATCGTCCTGAACCACCCCATCGAGGCCAAGTTCGGCTTCAATCCCAATGAACGGGAGTTGTGCTCGATCATCGGCAAGGCCCAGAGCTTCATCAAGACGGATATGATCGCGAAGCGCTGGTTCGGGAAGGTGTTCGACTATTCCGCCGAGCTTTCCAAAACACGGGTGTATCTTCTGCTGATCTGCATCGCCCTGTTGCTCGCCATTCTCGGTTTTATCATCTTCCTTTCCCTCCGGAACCGCATGATGCGGAAAAAACTGGAGGAACTCGTCAGCGAGAGAACCCGCGAACTGCGGCGCCAGATGCTCGAGCGGGAGGCGGCGGAACAGGAGGCCCGGGTCGCCTCCAGCGCGAAAAGCTCCTTCCTGGCCCGGATGAGCCACGAAATACGCACGCCCCTCAACGCGGTCATCGGCATGTCCGAAATAGCCAAAAAAGCCTCGGCGGAGAACGGAAAAGCCCTGGCCGCCATAAACCGGATACTCACTTCCTCCCGCCATCTCCTGGGCATTTTGAACGACATCCTCGACATGGCGAAGATAGAATCGGGCAAAATGGAACTGGCGAGCGAATCCTTCCGCCTCGGCGAGGCCGTCGCCGAGGTCGCGGACATCATCCTCAGCCGGTGCGCCGACAAGGACATCGATTTCACCGTGTCCATGGAAGGCCTTGCCGAGTGCGTGGTCTTGGGCGACAAGCTGCGGCTCAACCAGGTGCTCATCAACCTGCTCGGGAACGCCGTGAAGTTCACGGGCCAGGGCGGCCGGATCGGCATGAGCGTCACCCTGCTTGAAGAAACGGATGCGGCGCTCCTGCTCGCCTTTGCCATAGAGGACAACGGCATCGGCATGACGGAGGAACAGATCGCCAAACTGTTCGTGCCCTTTGAACAGGCCGATACCAGCATTGCTTCGCGGTTCGGCGGCACGGGGCTGGGGCTTTCCATCAGCAAGAATTTGATAAACGCCATGGGCGGGGATATTTGCGTCACCAGCGCGCCCGGCAGGGGGGCGACGTTCCGCTTCGAGCTGCTGCTGCCCAAAGGGCGAACCGTCGCGGCGGAAGAATCGGATCCCGGCGAGAACATTGACCTGCAAGGCGTGCGGATACTCCTCGCGGAAGACATTGAGGTGAACCGGATGATCCTCGATGAGCTGCTTTCCGCGACGGGCGTCCAACTGGAGGCCGCCGTGAACGGAGCGGAAGCGGCGGCCATGTTCGCCGCCTCGCCGGAGGGGTATTACCAGCTTGTTTTCATGGATATCCAGATGCCGGAAATGGACGGGTACGAAGCCACGGAAAAAATCCGGGCCATGCCCCGCGCCGACGCGCGGGAAACCCCCATCATCGCCATGACCGCCAACGCCTACCGGGAAGACGTGGAACGCGCCATGGCCGCGGGGATGAACGGGCATTTGGCGAAACCGATAAACGTCACCTCCTTGTTCAAGGCCCTCGCGTCCCAGCTCGGCCGGTGCGGCGCGGGGCACGGGGCCGCAAGCGGGGGCGGCTGA
- a CDS encoding hypothetical protein (Evidence 5 : No homology to any previously reported sequences), with protein MLPHVAECFMKRSTQKAITHCYNYFFITTLRIASAKADIRRRLLQNITLHKLVFLPLEVILFSPMMASSIRLFLIYRGGREVAPIGGVKKQ; from the coding sequence ATGCTACCACATGTTGCTGAATGTTTCATGAAAAGATCCACGCAAAAAGCGATAACACATTGCTACAATTACTTTTTTATCACAACACTACGCATCGCTTCTGCAAAGGCGGACATACGCCGCCGATTGTTGCAAAATATTACTTTGCATAAATTAGTGTTTCTACCCCTTGAGGTGATTTTGTTTTCTCCTATGATGGCATCATCAATACGTCTCTTCCTTATATATAGGGGAGGAAGAGAGGTGGCGCCGATCGGCGGCGTTAAAAAACAGTAG
- a CDS encoding Transcriptional regulator, LysR, with the protein MNRYIALIKTVDAGSFSKAADELGYTQSAVSQMIKSLEEDLRTTLLIRSRHGLALTANGEELVPYIREMYNAHRRLWEKQKEMLGLQGGVVRIGSIASVSCSWLPELMHGFKQLYPAVQFYLQQQATYTGIAQLVREGSVDFGLINTDFAHGLQSTPLAKDEMLAVLPREHPLARQRSLSLDQLLGEPFILLEEGEYNELLAFFASHEQNPNIQYRVHDDYTIMAMIEKNLGVGILPAIILRKSGYDVATRPLRPALQRNIGAVYKDRNFLPLASRFFLDHLVRQFDEGLFAPK; encoded by the coding sequence ATGAACCGCTACATCGCTCTGATTAAAACCGTTGACGCGGGAAGCTTCTCCAAGGCCGCCGACGAGTTGGGCTATACCCAGTCCGCCGTGAGCCAAATGATAAAATCGCTGGAGGAGGATCTGCGCACAACGCTGCTCATCCGTTCCCGCCACGGGTTGGCCCTGACAGCCAACGGCGAGGAGCTGGTTCCCTATATCCGCGAAATGTATAACGCCCACAGGCGGTTGTGGGAAAAACAGAAGGAAATGCTCGGGCTGCAAGGGGGCGTTGTCCGGATAGGCTCCATTGCGAGCGTGTCGTGCAGCTGGCTGCCGGAGCTGATGCACGGCTTCAAGCAGCTGTACCCTGCCGTGCAGTTTTACTTGCAGCAGCAGGCGACGTATACGGGCATCGCCCAACTCGTCCGGGAAGGCAGCGTTGATTTCGGCCTGATTAATACCGATTTCGCGCACGGGCTGCAAAGCACCCCCCTGGCCAAAGACGAGATGCTGGCCGTGCTGCCGAGAGAGCACCCCCTGGCACGGCAGAGGAGCCTCTCGCTGGACCAACTCCTCGGGGAACCGTTCATCCTGCTTGAAGAGGGCGAATACAACGAGCTCCTCGCGTTTTTCGCCTCCCACGAGCAAAACCCCAATATCCAGTACCGGGTCCACGACGACTACACCATCATGGCCATGATCGAGAAAAACCTGGGCGTGGGCATCCTGCCCGCGATCATTTTGCGGAAAAGCGGGTACGACGTGGCCACCAGGCCGCTCCGGCCCGCCTTGCAGCGCAATATCGGCGCGGTGTACAAAGACAGGAATTTCCTGCCCCTCGCCTCCAGGTTTTTTCTGGATCATCTCGTGCGGCAGTTCGACGAAGGGCTGTTCGCGCCCAAGTAA
- a CDS encoding hypothetical protein (Evidence 5 : No homology to any previously reported sequences): MFYALLVSVILYLIVFSLLEKNV, translated from the coding sequence TTGTTTTATGCGCTGTTAGTATCTGTTATTTTGTATCTAATTGTGTTTTCACTCCTTGAAAAAAATGTTTAG
- a CDS encoding hypothetical protein (Evidence 5 : No homology to any previously reported sequences), producing the protein MYGETRAAMLRQCNTIRVTGIYLRYGSAPSAFFIDFFASIFRLQRAWKRGTAFVMRRGIARSCISIY; encoded by the coding sequence GTGTATGGAGAAACACGCGCGGCGATGTTGCGCCAATGCAATACCATCCGCGTTACTGGGATATACCTGCGCTACGGTTCCGCGCCATCGGCTTTTTTCATTGATTTTTTCGCTTCGATCTTCCGGTTGCAACGCGCGTGGAAAAGGGGGACAGCGTTTGTCATGCGCCGCGGCATCGCGCGGTCATGTATATCAATTTATTGA
- a CDS encoding hypothetical protein (Evidence 5 : No homology to any previously reported sequences), producing the protein MTQASVTTTAAQRDAVLHVPAPAARETLTVAMQPGGGVQLPFNPGEAVVSRSGNDLVFKLENGGTVTIAGFFVTENGGDLPTLILPQGEEVPTSLAFADSGFDLATAAGPAAGSSGSSGSGEYADNAGSLIGGMDGLDSLGTTQWDRDTEAPEIYTGAAPGLVAETVTPGPGPLPGPDAPGPDGPVDPVDPVDPIDPVDPVDPVDPVDPVDPVDPVDPVDPVDPVDPVDPVDPVDPVDPVDPVDPVDPVDPVDPVDPVDPVDPKAPFDYVARGVIYPGEPATARDGQREDVELTVDLLANGGKSTYPARQAPASVSLSFFDADGKPVDSPLQWRYDQATGKITFKGCPPDGVYYVLVENSGGGKYYMQIVADSKGDFDSAAQDAATPSPSGIVPHGEWHSGKGTPLDGEHDVISSNLADAMTFSSGISGASIKTGYAENRNWGNDTITVQGNVADSDITFGNGRDTITVTGSVSESSIDTGGGNDKVTIGGNVTKSSIDTGAGNDSVTIDGHVTDSFINMGAGNDILTIRGHLYSGAVIDTGSGNDTVTISGHIHAGSSINTGAGNDILTIGGHLYGDVKIDTGAGDDTVTIRGSVHSGNTIDTGAGNDTVTINSFVTDSTINLGDGADKLTVNGYVNGVTIDAGADADTVTISSFVTGSTINLGDGADKLTVNGYVKGATIDAGSGNDTVTINGAVANSAITVGDGNDTLTINGVVTNSTIFMGDDNDMLRLAGFTGGLLDGGGGHDTLVLSLDGLGGAKAFEAGGAFSGLFKEGAVKNFEEILLDMSGDTKDVLDLDTLLSGLEGLRDGEPLVVHIMGGENDEVNTQSLIEGGWVCTSQGDAASVWTNNTSDTNADITFIIQNNLLIP; encoded by the coding sequence ATGACACAGGCTTCTGTTACGACAACGGCCGCGCAACGCGACGCCGTTCTTCACGTTCCGGCTCCGGCCGCGCGCGAAACGCTGACCGTGGCCATGCAGCCGGGCGGCGGCGTGCAACTGCCGTTCAACCCTGGTGAGGCCGTTGTTTCCCGGTCGGGAAACGACCTTGTCTTTAAACTCGAAAACGGCGGCACGGTTACCATCGCCGGCTTTTTCGTCACGGAAAACGGGGGTGATCTGCCCACGCTCATTCTTCCTCAGGGGGAGGAGGTGCCGACATCGCTCGCCTTTGCCGATTCCGGCTTTGATCTTGCCACCGCCGCCGGCCCGGCAGCCGGTTCTTCCGGTTCGAGCGGCTCCGGCGAATACGCCGACAACGCGGGCAGCCTGATAGGCGGCATGGATGGACTGGACAGCCTCGGCACCACCCAATGGGATAGAGACACCGAAGCGCCGGAGATCTACACGGGCGCGGCGCCCGGTCTTGTGGCCGAAACCGTAACGCCCGGCCCCGGCCCGCTGCCTGGTCCCGATGCGCCTGGCCCGGACGGTCCCGTTGATCCTGTTGATCCGGTCGACCCCATTGATCCTGTCGATCCGGTTGACCCGGTTGATCCCGTCGATCCGGTCGACCCGGTTGATCCCGTCGATCCCGTCGATCCCGTCGATCCGGTTGATCCGGTTGACCCGGTTGACCCGGTTGATCCCGTCGATCCGGTTGACCCGGTTGACCCGGTTGATCCCGTCGATCCGGTTGATCCGGTTGACCCGGTTGACCCGGTTGACCCCAAGGCCCCGTTTGATTATGTGGCGCGCGGCGTCATCTATCCCGGAGAGCCGGCCACGGCGCGGGACGGGCAGCGGGAGGATGTGGAACTGACGGTGGACCTGCTGGCCAACGGCGGCAAGAGCACCTACCCGGCCCGCCAGGCTCCGGCTTCGGTCAGCCTTTCGTTTTTCGACGCGGACGGCAAGCCCGTCGACTCCCCGCTGCAATGGCGCTACGACCAGGCCACCGGCAAGATAACCTTCAAAGGGTGCCCGCCTGACGGCGTGTACTACGTGCTGGTCGAGAACAGCGGCGGCGGCAAGTACTATATGCAGATCGTGGCGGATTCCAAAGGCGACTTCGACTCCGCGGCCCAGGACGCGGCAACGCCTTCCCCCAGCGGCATCGTGCCCCACGGGGAATGGCACTCGGGCAAGGGGACGCCCCTTGACGGCGAGCACGACGTCATATCCAGCAACCTGGCTGATGCCATGACCTTTTCCAGCGGCATTTCCGGCGCGAGCATTAAGACCGGCTATGCCGAAAACCGTAACTGGGGCAACGATACCATCACCGTGCAGGGCAACGTCGCCGATTCCGATATCACGTTCGGCAACGGCAGGGACACGATAACCGTTACCGGGAGCGTCTCCGAGTCCTCCATTGATACGGGCGGCGGCAACGACAAGGTGACCATCGGCGGCAACGTGACCAAAAGCAGCATTGATACCGGCGCGGGCAACGACTCGGTGACCATTGACGGCCACGTGACCGACTCCTTTATCAATATGGGCGCGGGCAACGATATCCTGACCATCAGAGGCCACCTGTACTCCGGTGCCGTTATCGATACGGGCTCGGGCAACGACACGGTCACGATCAGCGGCCACATCCACGCCGGTTCCTCCATCAACACGGGCGCGGGCAACGATATTCTGACGATCGGCGGTCACCTGTACGGCGACGTCAAAATTGACACGGGCGCGGGCGACGACACGGTGACGATCCGCGGCAGCGTACACTCCGGCAACACCATTGATACGGGCGCGGGCAACGATACGGTGACGATCAACAGTTTCGTGACCGACTCAACCATCAACTTGGGCGATGGCGCGGACAAGTTGACCGTCAACGGCTACGTGAACGGCGTCACCATTGACGCGGGCGCGGACGCCGACACGGTGACGATCAGCAGTTTCGTGACCGGCTCAACCATCAACTTGGGCGATGGCGCGGACAAGTTGACCGTCAACGGCTACGTGAAAGGCGCCACCATTGACGCGGGCTCGGGCAACGATACGGTGACCATTAACGGCGCGGTTGCAAACAGCGCCATTACCGTGGGCGACGGCAACGACACGCTGACCATTAACGGCGTGGTCACAAACAGCACCATTTTTATGGGTGACGACAACGACATGCTGCGCCTGGCCGGGTTCACCGGCGGCTTGCTGGACGGCGGCGGGGGTCACGATACCCTGGTCCTGAGCCTGGACGGCCTGGGCGGCGCAAAGGCCTTTGAAGCGGGCGGCGCGTTCAGCGGGCTGTTCAAGGAGGGCGCGGTGAAAAACTTTGAGGAAATTCTTCTTGATATGAGCGGCGATACCAAAGACGTTCTGGACCTGGACACGTTGCTGAGCGGCCTTGAGGGTCTCAGGGACGGCGAGCCGCTTGTCGTGCACATCATGGGCGGCGAGAACGACGAGGTGAACACCCAGAGCCTGATAGAGGGCGGTTGGGTGTGCACCTCCCAGGGCGATGCCGCGAGCGTCTGGACCAACAACACCAGCGACACCAACGCGGATATTACCTTCATCATCCAGAACAACCTACTAATACCATAA